From a single Lolium rigidum isolate FL_2022 chromosome 7, APGP_CSIRO_Lrig_0.1, whole genome shotgun sequence genomic region:
- the LOC124678380 gene encoding uncharacterized protein LOC124678380, with amino-acid sequence MGNMTRSDSPVSRRVVLSFLDFLNSVELAPGADPEALEVAKDCLESIFSVNSSSTREGVQPGLLLELFTSLQAHEQDRSRPDPVSQPVPNRPACSASPSSMQEDSNKCTTSNSEDQAEDTFDLDHLGDELFVKFYAALDEINFFKTSSAGTEDPGQLSKASQFFDDALLEVRNSGRKTASLVDLAEFFKSKGNDFMRSKQHLKAVELYTGAIALSKKNAIYYCNRYVQVTETHNT; translated from the exons ATGGGAAACATGACCCGGTCGGACTCCCCCGTCTCCCGCCGTGtcgtcctctccttcctcgacttcctcaactccg TCGAGTTAGCTCCTGGGGCTGATCCTGAAGCTCTTGAAGTTGCCAAGGATTGCCTGGAGTCCATATTTAGTGTCAACTCATCGTCAACTCGCGAGGGCGTGCAGCCAGGACTGTTACTTGAACTCTTTACTTCTCTGCAAGCTCATGAACAAGATAGGTCAAGACCAGATCCAGTGTCACAGCCAGTGCCAAACAGACCAGCATGCAGTGCAAGTCCTTCCAGTATGCAAGAAGACTCAAATAAATGTACAACATCAAAT AGTGAAGACCAAGCTGAAGACACCTTTGACCTAG ATCATTTAGGAGATGAGCTGTTTGTGAAATTCTATGCCGCGCTTGATGAAATTAATTTCTTCAAGACATCATCCGCTGGTACTGAGGATCCTGGTCAACTTTCAAAAGCATCACAATTCTTCGATGATGCATTACTG GAGGTGCGCAACTCGGGAAGAAAAACAGCAAGCTTAGTAGACCTGGCGGAGTTCTTTAAATCGAAAG GAAACGACTTCATGAGGTCAAAACAACACCTAAAAGCTGTAGAGCTGTACACGGGTGCCATTGCATTGAGCAAGAAAAATGCCATTTACTATTGTAACAGGTATGTACAAGTTACTGAAACACACAACACTTAA